CTGTGCTGACTCATGAATATGGAAGAAGAAACTCTTCTTGCTATGCACAGTCACGCAAAGAGAATGCTGGATGTTGAAATGGAAGCAGTTGCTGGATAGTCTTGTTTAGTAACTTGATACATCTTTTTCTGATACGCCTGAACCGAATCCTACCAAAGAAAAAGCAAACTGAGTTCAGACAGTCCTGCTGTGAGTGACTCTATGTTAATGAGATTTATGCAGAGAATGGAAGCCATGCATGAGGAAACTATTAAACAGATTTCATGGTGAACAGGTGAAATgtctgaataaaaacagaaaatgaagAAATGGAAAGGAAAAttggagaaagaaaaaaagtaaaattcgTGACTAAACATCTGATGCAAATAGAACacttagggccagatttactagcTTGCgccagcgcaaaccctcttttggatttactaaagacatgcAGGGCAAAATTAGTGCTGAAAAGGCgtggactgagttgtttttgcGACTGACCGGCATTTGTAGGAGATTCCCTTTCAGACACAAAATGTATGGGAGGAgagcatttaaatgaatcacacaacatgatttactaatgttcGCACtcgtcaatttactggtatttgcagCATTATTTAACACCCCAAAAAAGCATGGTCTTAACCCATCTTGCGACATGGCTGCAATTGTTGCTGCTAGGAGGAGACACCGCAGAGAACAGAGAGCGTGTGGTAGAAGGGAGAAAATTTCAATTTCTTTGAAATGCCAGAGGAAGATGCAATCTGTATATTGCATGTAACAAGTTGCGCCTGTGTCGACCCGCACTTGATGAGCATCAGCTCTGCTGTAGCATCTGGACTGAATCAACGATGATCGATTCAGCTTTAGATTTTAGGAAAAGCTTTTAGCCTCTTGAACTGCGTAGTTAAAATTTATTGACATAGACCTCATGTTTAATATAATAGTTTAGTCCTTAGTCTCGAGGATATTTACATTAGCCAATAAATACATGGATCCGCATTTATTAGATTGTCCTGATGGACTAGGAGTAGAACTTTTGTTCAGCGTGTCAGAGGTTCTGAGTTCTAATCCGCCCTCGTTTAATTAGGGCCCGAACACCGGTGGTGCAAGGACCCTATCcacttgttaagtcgtgacgtaaagaacgccgtttccgggtccaagcctcgactcgtttcacttgagaatgccatcgacggccatttatgagcgctatttattcatattaaacatcaatcattttaaaaagttaaacattttaaatacttacagtctacacaacagtctccgtgctcacagcgtcacatatattaatattttaatgatttataaaagatgaatcattgtctggccatctggaattttgatatggagataaaggttgtaattatatatttttttgtagtattacaccacatcgtgtatgtatattagcaccatttgttgttttcttgtggtatgagatagagcattaggacccggaagcgctgccgcgtgacgtcagacttaacaaccggattgtaattgctcagtcaagatatcagagctcgagttgaagctgcttcatcgagcccctcctcagtggacagcaagccaaattagctaacctaataccctaaagattatatgggcaaacgaactTGTCTGCTGGGAcaccttcctttctgtttacagcTGTGACGTAATGGCGCAAAGACGAatggctgcatgctcgaatttcccgcggaaacccaccagtaccgatTTTATTTTACAACATTATGACGTTGCTTATTCTGATCACTTATATTGGGCactttttgcatttaaattgGCTTAGTCTGACTGACATtgaaaatgaaattgaaaaatgATGCATGTGTTTTTCTGAGGGTATCAGTTAATTTCTTGATTGCATTTTGACATAGTTGTCTTGCCCTAATTTGATCTGTTTTCTGAGaaatttctatttttatattattttgtcaTCATTATTTTGTGAGTTAATAATGGTCCATATCAACCTTGATTGACATGgcaataaaatactatcacatTATTTACACATTAAAGTTTTGGGCGTTTTTTTGTTGGAGTGGGCGGGTTTTGGTAAACTTTTGGGCTGAAAATCTTCCACCTAATCTGGCAACACTGGGTGGGATTTCCTCCACACTCAAACCGACTCAGCGCAGTGCAATACACATTCTTACTGAACACTTTAGAGGTTAACCACATCTTTTAGAATACCTGGTTAATGTTTTTAACACCTCCGGCATTGCCTACTACAACGCAGTTGAGCTGCCGAACCGAATAAGAGGACAGCTGAATTACGACAAAGGGACATCgtttacaaatgtaaaataacacattaattAGTGAGTTGGAAGATAGTTCCACAAAACTATGGTAGCCTACTTGCAGCTGATGTTTTGGCTTGTATTTCAGCAGTGTCATCAGTCATGGAGGGTCTCGCTCGAGCTAACAGTCTCTTCGCTCTGGATCTCTATCGGGCTCTGAGCGCGAGCAACTCTGAGGgaaacatgttcttttctcctCTGAGCATCAGCGCAGCGCTCAGTATGGTCTACTTGGGAACCCGAGGAGACACAGCTGAAGAAATGGCAAAGGTATGAACACAgccatataaaatattttattttatatgtctaTGGGTTTAAAGAACTGACACGTTACCATTAGTGCTATTAATTTTAgtctcattttgtttttaaatacattatagCTAACTGACGAATTTAAGAAGTCATTCAGATTTTCTGACTGCACAGGattatattacagtgcattacGTAAAGAGAGAACACCTGTTTCTGTAAATCATAGAGTAGCGGCTCCTGGCCATAAATTTAGGTAGCCTAGAGCAGATTCTGGGTCTCGCTAGTTTATGATGATCATTTTGTaagctttataataataatagcctaataataataataatacattttttaggtGCCACAAAAAGTTTATCATAAAAGTAAATCACTAAAATATAAAGCTATGCAAAAACACAGACATACAGATCAAACATACAATCAAACAATCAAGTCACTGAAAGCTATTCAAAACAGATGAGTTTTAATctgagctttaaaaaaaaatagaatccAACTGGCGAATGTGCAGTGGTAAAGAATTACCTAATTTTAGTGCTGCACAGCTGAAAGCCACAAATTGAACTCAATTTGAAGTTTAGAAGAGTGAATAATTCTGCAGAAGATGATCTCAGAGAATGTGAAGGAGTATACAAATGAAGAAGATCAGAGACATAAAGAGGAGCCAAATTATGAAGAGCTTTATAGTGTTACAGATCCCTCGTTCCCCTGGACTCtaattcccatgatcctcctgtctcgtcacctgcactcacttccctcgtcggctcctcatcatcacggatcacctgcacctggactctattatcagcactccctttatgtggcactcactcccttcactctttgtccgttctctgttttgttaaggtatctgtctgttgttccttgcttttgtttgaagtaaagtgtctatgattgtggaaatccgtatctgcctcatctctctaccagccacccgtaacataTAGGTGAGCAGTAATATTTTGTAATGGATATCATAACCTACTGTAAGCCAATGTAGTTGGAAAAGAATTGGAGTTATGTGATCAGAGGTATGTGAATGTGTAAAAATCCTAGCAGCTGATTTCTGAAATACCTGTAATTGATGGAGTTTTTCAGGAAGGCCGAATAAAAGAAAATTACAATAATCAATCCGTGATGTAACCAAAGTATGAATAAGGACTTAAGTGCTATGCTGAGAAAGTGATGGATGGAGTCTAGCAGTGTTacgtaaatgaaaaaaaaaaaaatgcagtacaTGTAGTATTATTAATATGGGAACCAAAAGAAAGCAAATCATCAAATATAACACCAAGACTTTTCCCCTGAGTGGAAATATCAACTGGACAGCTATCAATAAGCAGGGTGAAGGATTGAGTTTTAGATAAAACAGACCTAGAACCAAGGTGACGTTATTAACCAGAacgtttctcattattatgaggtataataataataataataataataatcagcatTACAAGAAACTTTCTCATTGTTACGAGATACCAAGTCACTattatgagaaagtttctcattattaagAGATTTTTCTCCCAAATATTCTAGCATATTAACTCATTATAATGAGatagtttctcattattatgacttaAAGAATCATATTTTTACTCAACTGTGGCATAAACCAGCTTGTATATTAAATACCCTAACaccaaaagtaaaaataaatattgcgcataaagaaataaactttttcttcttttgcatGTTTTGTTGTTTCCTCATGACAAAACATGCAAAATTAATTCAATATTCAATTTAATTCAATGCTTTTTTCATCTAAATTatatatgaaattatatatattataatttataacaatatgtataaatacaattcaaaataatattccttgttttttcacatcatagtaattattattattattatacaaacccaattccaaaaaagttgggacactgtacaaattgtgaataaaaacagaatgcaatgatgtggaagtttcaaatttcaatgttttattcagaatacaacatagatgacatatcaaaagGAATGTTGTCtacattcttgtctaatacaggcttctagttgctcaactgtcttaggtggTCTTTGTCACagcttcctctttatgatgcgccaaatgttttgtatgggtgaaagatctggactgcaggctggccatttcagtacctggatccttcttctaGGCAGCCATGATGttattgatgcagtatgtggtctggcattgtcatgttggaaaatgcaaggtctccCTGAAGGTgacaacgtctggatgggagcatatgttgttctagaacttggatatacctttcagcattgatggtgcctttccagatgtgtaagctgcccaagccacacgcactcatgcaaccccataccatcagagatgcaagCTTCTGAAccgagcgctgataacaacttgggttgtccttgtcctctttagtccggatgacatggcatcccagttttccaaaaagaacttcaaattttgattcgtctgaccacagaatagttttccactttgccacagtccattttaaatgagccttggcccagagaaaacacctgttTAGATATGTTTAGATAGAagcatgtttagatatggcttcttttttgccctatagagttttagcggcgaatggcacggtggattgccTTCACCGACAacgttttctggaagtattcctgagcccatgttgtgatttccattacagtagcattcctgtatgtgatgcagtgccgtctaagggcccgaagatcacgggcatccagtatgtttttttttggctttgacccttacgcacagagattgttccagtttctctgaatctttggatgatattatgcactgtagatgatgataacttcaaactctttgcattttttttctctgagaaactcctttctgatattgctccactatttttcgccgcagcattgggggaattggtgatcctctgcccatcttgacctctgagagacactgccactctgagaggctctttttattcccaatcatgttgccatttcacctaataagttgcaaattggttctccggctgttccttatatgtacatttaacttttccggcctcttattgttacctgtcccaacttttttggaatgtgtagctctcatgaaatccaaaatgagccaatatttggcatgacatttcaaaatgtctcactttcaacatttcatatgttatctatattttattgtgaataaaatataagtttgagatttgtaaattattgcattccttttttattcacaatttgtacagtgtcccatcttttttggaatcgggtttgtacactCATACTATTGTCAcacatctcaatggcaaaaaacatattaatggtTGTAAAAAATAGgcttaattttctttatgcaaaatacatttgtttttctttttattccGGGTGGAGTGGAATATGTACATGTTCTTGAGGGGTTTTGTGAGATGCACTCATCTATATTTCTCTTTGCAGGTTTTGTCCTTCAGTTCTGTCTCTGATGTTCACGCTCATTTTGAGACCCTCACTTCATCAATCAACAATCCATCAGCCTCCTACATCCTCAAACTGGCCAACCGCCTCTATGGAGAGAAAACCTTCAGCTTCTTACCTGTGAGTCCATTTTGCCTTTAATAATGAGACACTTTTGGCTCGTTTCCACCGAGCAGTGCGGTATGGTACACAATTACTTTATTTCCATTTCAATTGTCAGGAATTGTGAATGGTACCGAAATATCAAACCGTATCATACCACTTTTTGGGACCCTTCTAAAGGGTGGAGGGTGGAGCTAGGCTGTTGATGGGTTGACAGAGAATTTTTACTTGCGTGTGCTACAAGAggaatgatgattttttttttaaatggcgccattttttaaatgtattgcttATGACTTATCTTTTTAAAATGGCTTATAGACTGGAGTAATTTGtacgttttttttattgttgggtaaatttgtctttttgtttttattctgttttctGACTCTATATAAATCAATCTAAACTAAATATACAGGTGCaggatattttaaacagaaatgtcaggcttctgaaaagtatgttcatttctatgcactcaatacatggcctccttttgcatgaattactgcatcaatgTGGAGTGGCATGGAGGCAATCAGtttgtggcactgctcaggtgtaatgaaagcccaggttgctttgatagcggtcttcaggtcatctgcattgttgggtctggtgtctctcatcttcctcttgacaataccccatagattttctatggggttcaggtcaggtgagtttgctggccaatcaagcacagtaacaccatggtcattgaaccagcttttggtacctttgtcagtgtgggcaggtgccaaatcctgctggaaaattaaatcagcatctccataaagcttgttcGCAGAAGGAAGCATTAAGTGCTCTCAAATTTCCTGGTAGATGGCTGTGTTGACTGTGGACTTCAGAAAACCCAGTGGACAAACAAATCTGCTGGACATGGCtgcccaaatcatcactgactgtggaaacttcacactggacttcaagcaacatggtttctgtgcctctccactcttcctccagactctgggaccttgatttccaaatgaaatgcaaaatttactttcatctgaaaagaggactttggaccactgagcaacagtccagttctttttctccttagcccaggtaagacgcttctgacgctgtctttGGTTCAGAAATAGTTTGGTACGGtgaatgtgacagttgtagcccatttcctgaagacatctgtgtgtggtggctcttgattcactgactccagcttcagtccactccttttgaagctctcctaagttcttaaatcagcttcgcctgacaatcttctcaagcctgcggtcattcctttcacttgtacACCTTTTTTCTACCACACTTTTTTTGTTCCAGTCAACTTTCTatgaatatgctttggcacagcgctctgtgaacagccagctctttcagcaatgaccctctgtggcttaccctcattgtagagggtcttgatggttgtcttctggacaactgtcaagtcagcagacttccccattactgctgttgggattactggcctaacccagtatttataccctgagaatggtaatttaatagaacttgaaattaaatattctaatttgtgatactgattttttgattttgatgcGCAGCAAACtgtaatcaacaaattaaaaacaaaaaagtctggaaatattttactttgtctaatctagaatatatttaagttttactttttgaattaaattacaaaaaccctttttcatgatattctaatttattgagatgcacctgtacaGTTGAAACACAATACTGTTGCAACACAATGTCAGCATGCAGCAATGTGTCATTGTTCATGCAGAGAAGCAAGAACAaggtcctccattgttgtttacgGTGTCGCTTTCTTCGCATGAGAATGGCGTTGTTCTCTACTTTCTTGCATACACCACGCCTATTAAGTAAAGGTACTGTCTGTTGGCAGTGGAAACACAAGCTGGATCAGGGTTTACCATCCCGAATCGTACTGTACTGTACCGTACCATACCATACCGCTCAGTGGAAATGAGCCATTTGATGCTTTCAGTGTGCTTTGAGACACTGCCTTTATTTTGTGCTGCAGGAGTATTTGGACTCCACCCTGAAGCTATACCACGCTGACCTTCAGGCTGTGGACTTCATTGGAGCATCTGAGGACTCACGACAGCTCATTAACAAATGGGTGGAGGAGCAGACTGAAAGTGAGAAGAACAGTTCcatataattacatttaaaagaatCACTTATTGCTAGTATACATcttatctttaaaaaaagaaaaacacacacgcacaaagaTGTGAAGTCGAAAACATAAACTTGTGTTTTCAGATAAAATCAAAGATCTTCTCAAGCCAGGAACTGTGACTGGAATGACCCGTCTAGTTCTAGTTAATGCCATCTACTTCAAAGGGAACTGGCTGCACATATTTAAAGCAAGAGACACTAAAGAAATGCCATTTAAAATAAACCAGGTACAATTCACATATTGTTTCAAGGGTGGAGGAACAGCACAagctttttaaaatcttttaaaattgATAGTGCTTACCCACACATGTactaacatgaaataaaaatttgaagGGGTCATGACctaagaaatcaaattttccttgatcttttggcatataagaggtctttgtatCATTAATACATTCTGCAAGTTCCATAACTTAAAACGTCCTCGTCATCAATAAAAAAGCATTTATATAATCAAGCTTTAAAAAGGATCCGAGGTGGCATCATTTGGTGTCATTTAGATGCAACTCCCTCTGGAGCAAGACAACAATGCCTACTTTTACATCAGCCGATAAGCAGCGAATggatctaaagtaattttttacGGTAAGACTGTGATAACAAGATTACGATGCCACGCAGATGTTGTGGTGTTCCTGGCTGTGGGAAAACATTTTTGCGTAAGCTGCCGAAGGATACATATGTCAGAGAAAaatggattgtttatttttaatgaacgTCCAAGTCACGTCAGTGCTGACTTGCATGTTTGTACCGTACATTTTACCAGCGACTATTTTGAGAACAATTCAATACTGGCTTTGCCCAAAAACTTTTGCTTGAAGATCAGGCTGTACCAGCAGTTCTGGAACCAGCAAGGATCCCGCAAACTGTAAGTAAcgtatttcatttttaaaccgGTAATGACAGTTAAATTCATAATGAATAATCATAGTATTTTTACTTCAAAGAATGCTTTCTTTATAATGGCTGAAGCTGTCGATAACACAGTGTGAGTTTATCTGGACACTTGCCAAAACTCCCATTATAGTGATGATTTTACACTACATAATGAATCTCTTACTGTATTTACATCATGTTTGCATTATTAGTTAAGATGAAAGCATTTTGAGAGCGTGAAATTGTTGCAATGATGAGATCGCTGCATTCACACTCATTCATCAACAGACTGTCTGTCATCTGCTCAGTgatcatcactgcaaccttccATGTAATGGGAATGGATCTAAATCaatggttctcaaacctgtccttgGGGACCACCaaccctgcacattttgtatctatcacacctgattcaactcataaGCTCATTAGTAGAAACTGCAAGAccagaaatgggtgtgtcagatatagggagacatacaaaatgttcAGGGCTGGTGGtactccaggacaggtttgagaaccacagatctaaataaatataatgcaataatGGTAAAatagctgtaatagtaaaaatgttgGAAGTTTTCGAGAGGTTTCCACATGTAATacttatttcatatgcaaagatgtcagccaatcacagcagtgggtgtttacactgaagtTTCACAGCAGACACTCCCCTTCAAATAtagcgttcaaatcagaggacTAAATTGATGTGAACATCACATCAACATTAAAAGTGCACCTCGTTATgacataataataaattaaaaaatccagttcatgacccctttaattttGTACATGCTGTGTATTTCTTCATTTGATAAAATTTGCTTTCAATCAGAATGAGAGCCGGCCTGTGGAAATGATGTACCAGAAGAAAATGTTCCTCTTCAGATACATCCCAGAGTATGAACTGCAGGTGCTGGAGTTACCATATAAACAGGAGGTCAGCATGTTGATCCTTCTTCCAAACGAAACTCAGGATGGCTCTGATCCTCTTCTGAAGGTCAGCAAAAGTGCCATGATCAGAAAAAGGTGGATAGTGTGGATCCTAGATAGACTAGTTTGTTGCTGTGTGTGTTAATTTTTtagtatatgtgtgtatttgacagctGGAGAGTGAGTTGACCCTTGACAAGCTGCTTGAATGGACCAAAAGAGAAATGACCAGACGGATGGATATCAGAGTCCATTTGCCAAAGTTCAAGCTGGAGGTTGAGTGCTCCCTATCAAAAATACTGCAAGAGATGGGTATGAGCTCTGTGTTCCAGGGAACCAAGGCTGATCTGACAGGCATGAGCAGTCAGGACGGCCTCCTCATTTCAGCTGTGGTTCACAAGGCCTTTGTTGAAGTGAATGAGGAAGGCACTGAGGCTGCAGCAGCCACTGGATTCATTTTGGGTTCCTGTGCCTCTAAACAAGATCCCCACAATTTCATAGCTGATCACCCCTTCATTTTCTTTATCAGGCACAACCCCACTAACAGCATCCTCTTCCTTGGCAGATTCAGAGGCCCATTCtagaaacatgtttttttttttttctgttacacCCTAATGAAGAAATGCATTTCTCTGaatgttttatcaaaataaataaataaattaaaccaaatgcatttgtttgttcaggctccttcagggcattgtgctgataacccataccgagtttcgtaacgatacactaatgcgttcgtaaaatacagcattttagcacaaaattcaaaatggccgacagcCAAACAgtaatttttcatatctccgcaccagtaggtggcgttCCACTGAAACattgcatgatgcctcaggtcatgcttttGATATCATGTACCAAATTTGGTCTGAAtgcgataaagcgttgcggagatataGCCTTACGTCCATTTTCGCAAGCGCTATGTAAAATTTGCTcacgtgtttttcgaaaacgctTTGAGGAattgacttgaattccataactttttgtcggcatggtctgaagatgatctggttcaattttcgtgaaaatcagagtaacggcctaggaggagttcgaaaaagtaggtttttcagaaaattcaaaatggtggaaaaattttcatgacggaaaatgacgtcattcGATTCggcttgacccaaggaatcagaggggaaaaaaatttcGTTTCTAACCCTcacagttcaaaagttattaacataaacataagtgcaactttggacaacTGGTgacgctagagggattgagttggAGATTATGGACAAAGGTTAGACtatcctctaactgtgtgccaaatttcacaattttttaccatacggttctatgggctgccatagacttccagagaggaagaagcagaataataacGCCAAgggatacaataggtgcctacgcaccttcggtgcttggctcCTAATAATATAAAACCTAATAATTCTGTACgcactgtattttttatatggCGAATGGCACATAATGCACTATATAGTGGATAGGGAATGATTCAGACAGTGttaatatgctttccattggggTGAAAGAAGTCTGGTTACAAATTATTGTCTGCACACTGTCTGCTGCGGTCCAGAGACATGAtagcacagagcggatcatatgATCGAGTTGGCGCAGACCACAAAATGGACCCACCTGAATTCTACACtgaatgctatattttaaagcgCGATTAGGAGGAGACGGTTAGACACTCTGCATTAGAAACAGCACTGAGTAGAAACGAGAGTagaggctgcatccgaaaacttaggcagctgacttgtttGTTGTTTCTCGCTAGATATTTCACTTTCTCACTAGAAATGATTTCAGAAGTGGAAAAAGTTGgtcaaaaatatacatttacacacaaactgaccaccaactttgtttttctagctcaactgtcataATGGAacgcacaggattgtgggatatcagaGGCAgcaaaggatacatctatgctgcctttaAAATATGaccagatgaaggtatctcatgagacaggaagtgaagctaacattggattcagacatgccttgatgccttcctaccttggaaGCTCCCAAGCCTCAGAAGGCAGTATTTTTAAGTTTCCGGATGCAGACagagtgtgcacggatctgcacttcggaTTCTAACAAGAAAAAGTAGGCCATctgggtatctttggaatactcatttcaacacaCTACAATTTGGGATGCACTAATTCTAATTATGAATACTTTGGACtgatagtatgcgaattgggatgcagaatttgtatttatttaagacATAAATATTCCAATTCTTTACAAAACATTCCAAAAGAAATATCAATTCTAAGTCAACCCAAgaaatgaacataaacatacatacatattagcatatattgtaaataaataaaaaagacacaTATATATTAGCATATGTTAACACATAAATTTTAGTATATTATGGTAGTGGAAATATGCCTATGCAATCATtatgtaaatgtaacatttaaaataggtctggttacactttattttaaggtgtccttgttacagtgtaattacacatttaaatactgagtaatattaattaagtaCATGTTAGGATtaaggtttggtttagggttagttgcatgtaataaCATgcatgtaacaaggacactgtaaaataaagtttagacTGTTAGGATCAGGCCATCCAAATGGGTCCCAGTGGGCATTAATAACCTGTGCATAAGACTCTACACCTGTTAACATCAACCTCatttttcataaacatcaacATATTTTACACCCTTTGCACAGTAAAAATGTTAACTGCTCCTGGATGCTGTGTATCATCATTAAGGTACAGCCTCCATCTCTGAGACAGTGCCAGTCCAATT
This genomic window from Chanodichthys erythropterus isolate Z2021 chromosome 4, ASM2448905v1, whole genome shotgun sequence contains:
- the LOC137018977 gene encoding leukocyte elastase inhibitor-like, producing the protein MEGLARANSLFALDLYRALSASNSEGNMFFSPLSISAALSMVYLGTRGDTAEEMAKVLSFSSVSDVHAHFETLTSSINNPSASYILKLANRLYGEKTFSFLPEYLDSTLKLYHADLQAVDFIGASEDSRQLINKWVEEQTENKIKDLLKPGTVTGMTRLVLVNAIYFKGNWLHIFKARDTKEMPFKINQNESRPVEMMYQKKMFLFRYIPEYELQVLELPYKQEVSMLILLPNETQDGSDPLLKLESELTLDKLLEWTKREMTRRMDIRVHLPKFKLEVECSLSKILQEMGMSSVFQGTKADLTGMSSQDGLLISAVVHKAFVEVNEEGTEAAAATGFILGSCASKQDPHNFIADHPFIFFIRHNPTNSILFLGRFRGPF